A window of Gossypium hirsutum isolate 1008001.06 chromosome D13, Gossypium_hirsutum_v2.1, whole genome shotgun sequence genomic DNA:
aataaaattttcctcatcagatttgtggtcccgaaactactgtttcgataaccttaaatttaggccattacaacaaATCCCAACCCGATTGCAGAAAACCTAACAGCAAACAACTTCCAGCGCCGCAGCCACCAAGGCCTTCGTCCCCACGTGCTGAGCCTTTGTCCTCGCACGTGCCTTCTCACGTGCGCCACCGCTACGTGCCACGCCTCCATACGTTGCGCCGAGCCGCGCCACGTCACTGTACGACCTCTGTATACCTGCAAGAAGAACAAACAAATGGAAAAGGCAGAGAAAGCAAGCAAAAAGAATAGAAATCGCTAGCAAATcagaaaaaataggaaaaaaataagaaaaatgtaaaaaagggATTCGAGGGGATTTCATTTTTTTGATCTCAGCCTATAAAACAAGGGCAGAACTTTTTTGTAAGGGGTTACAGAgacaaaaaaacacaaaaaaaagagCATACACAGATATTGTATACAAAGCATTCAGAGAAATCGAAAAGAAAAGTGTTTTGAAAGGTGATTCCTTTTTGATTTTTGAgtgttattttccttttttttgggtATTCGTCTTCTTTTTTGATTATTGTAAGAGGAGAGTAAAAAGGAGGGAAGGAGAAACTCACCTTCGAGGTGGGAGCGCCGGATCCTGGTTCACTCCACCGTAATCGGAGTTCGGACTGGGCGAAGAGGGGGCTGAGGCGGCGCGACTCTTGAATGGAAGGGGATTAAGTTTTAGGGactttttttatttctgtttagGTTAACAGATAGGGTTTTAAGGTGGGCTTAGGGGGAATCACGAAACGACACCATTGAGGCCAGATTCAATGGCtctgaaacggtgccgttttaagccgcgacccgatgacccgacccagaCGCGACTAGATCCGCGTGTTCTGGCGTAGGGAGGGATATTTGCGCGACCAGTCCTTCCCTTTTCTGGTGTTTTTGAATCGGTGGTCTTCTTTCTTTTTGATTTAGCCCCCATATTTCGTTTTTGTTTCATTCCGACCCAGCTTGCAACGCCACGTTTTGGGGAGCGGGATATTTCCCAATCGGGCCCCTCATGTAATACGCGTGTTGCGGCAAGGTCCCCCGctttagcttaattttatttatgccCTGTTAATTCGATTCTGTTTGTGATTtaatccttcttttttttttaggaaattattgttatttttatttttatacttatttttattgttatactTTCTCTATATATTTGTTTTTAGATATATAAGTAACTATACATCTTTATAgaaagttaatttttaataaaaatactttatgtttttatatacatgcatataacatgatttcttttttttagtatacgtgtatatatatataataatatattattattttcaaatgatattttcttatgaatgaaaactttattccttttaaatttgttattttattatttatttaacttttatacaTTATTACTAGGTACACACTATTATTTCTACTAAGTTTTATTTACATAAATTAGAATGTAGACATTAATTTCaagttattcatttttttattttatttccttattatttctttcctttatcaAATGGTATCAAATATTTGTATTATTCATTGTTATTATTGTCCTTTTTGTTTTTAGTTGATTATGAATTTATGGGttgcttaaaattttttatggATGTTTGTATAATATGATTTAAATCAATGTTTGTATTGGCATATTATTCGTTTAATTGCTTCTAGTTTAAGTTCGAATTGTTAGATGTATCGTTATTCAATCATGTTCCGTTTGTAAGAGTTGAATTTCATTAAAGTTTCATAATcgttttattttataaactttcCAAAAAAGCTTGGTATTCATAGTTCTCGAGAGAATTGTACCCTAatttactgggcttcaatttttcTCGACGAATTTAGGTATCCaagtgtttattttatttaaaccatacaattttaaaataaagcatttaagatttcaaaatgttggatcctaacttactgatatgacattttgttatctcgattttaaaataaaggcaatattcggtgtttaggaattttaagaaattgaaccctaacttactgggttttgatttctcgattgacccaaataaccaaatatccttctcaaaacgtatgaaattttaaaacttaaaaagacGAATCTAACTTCGAAGATTGAATCGTTgcactctaactcactgagtgtgacgatttatttctttaaagtGGGTAGGTCTTATTTTCCAATTCGATTATTAAAATTctcttttcaaaggatcgtattttaaaatccttttcaaattctcgacactaagacattaaacaattgattcggtaccaattttgggcgtcacgagggtgttaacccttccttgtgcgtaaccgactcccgaacccgttttctcaaatttcgcaaacctaaaattattttcaaggtgatccgatcacacctcaataaaatatcggtggcgactcctagaactttcatttttaaaagtcgatcccgtttgttttttcaaaacttaaaaatggtttcgacattgaTAGTttaccttctttctttttttttttaatttatcaacaCAACGTAGTTAAGTTCCAGCAAGTAAACTATGAAGCCCAATCAACAATCAAAAGCAGATATTtggctgaaaaaaataaaatcattattgAGTGCCTCGATCATTCATTTGCCTTCCTTCCCCTCAGTCATTTAAGCTTTGCTCTAGAAATTCAATTATGGCGGAAACGTTTCTGTTCAATATTGCAAAAAGGGTTCTCGCCAAAATTGGCAATCTCTCTGTAGACGAAGTTCGCTTGGCGTTTAATGTCAAAACCGATCTGAAAAAGCTGGAGGACACCATGATCAGCATTAAAGCTGTGCTCTTGGATGCCGAGCGGCAACAGCACCAAAATGAAAAGCTGCGCCTCTGTATGTGGAAGCTCAGAGACATCTTTTACGATGCTGAGAACGTTATTGACGATTTCAAGTGTGAAGCTCTCCGGAAACAGGACGCCATCAATCATCGCGACAACAACAACTTAAAGGTGCGAGTTTTAGGTTCCTGTTGTTTGCCTCTTTCATTCTCTTTAAAAATGAGTCATAAAATCAAAGACATCAATGGGAGACTAGGCGAACTTGCCACTGAGTGGAAAAGCTTTGATCTAAGACAGTGTAGCGACAATCGACATGTTTTTCGCAGAGAGACCATCTCTTTTGTGGATTCTTCTGATGTTATTGGTAGAGATGAGGATAAAGAGAACATTATTAGTATGTTGATGAAGCCAAGTGAGGCTCGAAATGTCCCTGCCATTCCCATTGTTGGAATTGGGGGTTTAGGAAAAACCACGCTCGCTCAATTAGTTTACAATGATGATCGAGTTACTAGCCTTTTTCCTTTGAAGATATGGATCTGTGTTTCTGAGGAATTTGATCTTTCTAGATTGCTCAGGCTGATTATTCAGTCTGTAAATAAAGGAGAAAGATGTGATGATTCAACACTTGACGCCTTGCAAGCTCGTTTGAGAAGCCTTTTGACTGAGAAGTTCTTGCTCGTCCTGGATGATGTGTGGAATGAAAATAAAGCAAAATGGGTTGAGTTAAGAAATTTGTTGAGATCGACGGATGGATTTTCTCCAAGCAAAATTATTGTCACCACTCGGAGTTTGAACGTGGCCTCGATAATGAGTTCAATTCCCCCTTACATTTTGAAAGGTCTCCCTCTTGAAGACTGTTTGACCTTATTTACAAAATGGGCTTTTAATGATGGTGATGAGAGACATTATTCAAATCTCATTAGAATCGGGGAGGAGATTGTGAAAAAATGCAAAGGGGTTCCTTTGGCAGTAAGAACATTGGGAAGCCTACTGTTTCAGAAAACGGATGAATCTGATTGGATCTATATAAGAGAGAGTGAAATATGGAGACTTGAGCAACATGAAAACGATATTTTACCAGTGTTGAAGTTGAGTTACAATCATTTGCCATCTCATTTGCAACGATGTCTTGCTTTTTTGTCCTTGTACAAAAAGGATGAGATCTATTATAGTGATAGAGTTATCTATCTTTGGATGGCAAATGGACTCCTTGAGCATCCAAGGCAAAATCAAGAGCGGGAGGATGTTGGCAAACGATATTTGAATGAATTACTGTCAAGTTGCCTCATCCAAATGGAGCAGGATTATTGGTTGTATTTTACATTCAAAATGCATGATCTGGTACATGATCTTGCATTAGATGTGTCTCAAAAAGAATGTAAAACAATGAATTCCGAAACAGAAACGGTTGATGAAAATGTTCGACATTTATTATTATGTGATGAGAAGTTGGTTGAAGTTCCACGTGTTTTGGGGgaaatgaaaaatgttaaaaCAGTAATTATCCAAGATGCTTCAGAGGCATCAAAGACTATTCATGAATCACTTATAAATCTATGTGTCTCCAATTTCAAGTATCTACGAGCATTAGAATTAAGGGATTCACCATTAAGCGCTTTACCGAATTCCATTGGTACCTTGAAGCACTTACGAGACCTTGACTTGGCCAAATGTGAGGGTATACGTGAACTTCCGAGGTCTTTCTATAAGCTTCGCAGCCtgcaatttttaaatttggaagGTACTGGTTTGAAGCAGTTGCCTGACAGCGTGCAAAGGTTGATTGAGCTTAGACATCTAGTAATAACCATTAAAGCTACTCATTTGAAAGAAATACGAGCAGGATGTTGGACTTCTCTTCAATACTTGAAATTGCATTATTGTACAAAATTAGAATGTTTGCCTGAAGGAATGCAGTATCTGAAGTCACTTCGGACACTTGTCCTGAATGATTGTGTTAAACTTGTCTCATTGCCAAGGAGCCTGAAATTCCTAAGCAAGTTAGAACACCTTGAAATAGTTGGTTGCCTTctaatcaatttgaaaatggaactagaagaggaagaaaaagacCTTCAGTTGAGCCTTAAAACTCTCTCTCTCACTCTTCGTATTACCTGCCTTAAGAGATTTGCCACGATTGCTTCTTCAAGGATCTTCTTCCACTTTGCAGCAATTACGAATTCAGTTTTGTCAAAACTTGTCCGTTCTACCAGCATGGCTACCGAATCTCACTTCTCTTAAAAAACTTGAGATTTTTAATTGCTTTAATTTGTGGGATCTACCGGAGGGAATAGACCGCCTCACCAACCTTAGAGAATTGAGAATTTACGGATGTCCGGAGTTGAGCAAAAGATACAGAGAAAATGGGGGTGAAGATTGGCACAAAATTGCTCACATCCAAAAGGTTGTTATTTGCTAATGAAGAATGAGGTAtgtggtaaaattttaatttctctatcAGATTCGATTCCATATTATCTTTCCGTTGTAATTCTAAGAAGTGAGCTTTTGCTTTGGATATGTATCAACTTTTAGCTTTATGCATATTTATCTTTTCTCTTTATGGTTTAGCATCAACTAATTGTGTTtgtattttttagtttaattttattaattgtttattttgtgaTGGAGAAATGATGCGGTTGTTATAAAATTGCGTAGTAGAGTTGAGAAATgacaagaaagaaaataaaacatttgaaaaaaatGTACACATCTCTCTCTTATTCTCTCTCCATTCACCATTCCAATTTGaaagaaataatttttcaaaaaaagtaccGAGGATCTACACACTATGAAAGTATCCACATTCGCATTGGTTTTTTCTGAAGATTGAACACAATTTAGTTAGTTCAGTTGGAACAAATTGCCGTTATTTTTGAGTTTgtcttaatatatataaaagtaagaatttaatttttttttgaatcacgATAACATCCTTTAAtgttcatttaattactaaataaacattaaataaataattcatttttctaaaaaaataatataatttttcttcATTTGAACTATATGGTTAAAAATATTAGATAAAATCATATCAATAATTCTTTTTTATAATAGAGTTCTTATTGATTTGAGTTACACAGTTGAgtgtattaattattaataatatatattattttaaatcaattatcatttaattagtgTTACCTTTAGCATGGAATAAATGGTTAGTTAGCTAATCAGCATTTGAATCATTGTTCACTAAAAGCAGTACGAAAGAACTGAACTTTACCGCAGCTGGCTTGTAGATGCCAACAATAGCTCCCAAGGTAACCTGTTCATTAAATTATAGTTATAATGTAAAATTCAATACAAAATGCAGAGAGTTTTATCGAATACACTAAGAAAATCAACACACACCCACACTGGGAAAAGAGTTGTCGAAGTTTCAATTATTCTCTCGTACTGGTTCATCCCTTTCGGTGTCGGACTATCTCCGGAAACATTAGCAGCAGCCTTGCACTTAACTTTGGAGTTCCTGGATATAAAGATCATATTAGCAAGCAAATCCATGAATTGGAGCTAAAATGACATGAACTACCAACTTCATATGTTGCTCAGAATCTTCATTTCCCCTAAATCACCCCTACACTCAAATCGGACATGTATTGGATATAAGTATGGGAGTATGATACCACAAATATAtgggaaaaattagaaaaaaagtgAGCATATTTGGGCATATACTCATACGTGAAACTCACCTTCCAGTCCACGTAGGTGAAGGGGCAATAgtaagaaaaaaaggaaaaaaggtaaATGGGAAGTTTTAAACAAACATGGAAGACAGGTTAACAAAAATCAAGCTAGCGACCTCACAAGGTTCCTGAAGGCAAACTACTTCACTAACCAACAATTTGTTCTTTTTAACAGTCAACTCTATGATTGTTGAATCAGCCAGATTTACTTCCTTGGGATGATCAAAGCAATGAATTTAACAGTGAAAAATGCAGTCTCGAGATTTTATAAGAAAGAAATCGCATTTAATCAAACACCTTGTGCTCAAAAAACTACCTGAATCTAGAATAATGGAGGATGGGGCTAAAAGAGCAGCAAGGGGACTATTTGGCTTGCTTTGCATTGACCAACCATTTCCATACAAAGAAATCCCAGCTCTAACATCTGAAAACTTCACATTCAAAGAAAATAAGACAAAAATCACAAACAAATCCATTggataaacaataaaaaatgaagTCAAATCAACAAAGACAAAGAAAAGTTACCTAGCTAAGCTGACAGTACCCTTCTTCCAGGAATCAAGACCATGGTCTTCTACGTATTACAGCTTCATATACATGCAGATTGGTATCTGTGACGACAAATCTAGACAAAGCTGCCATCGTTAAAAGACAAAATAAGGAGGTATAATCTAAACAAGACACGATTTTCAAGgggttatatttgatttcaagcGTTGAATTATGaaggtttttttaaaattaaaccgAGGTATACAAGAAAATGGGATCAATCCCAACGTTATCGGTTAAGTCATCATCTTGTTGCTGCTGTCTTCTGGTTTTCCCTGTTGACAATTTCAGTGATATTTTTGTCGTTAGGTGAACTTGTGAGACCGACGATTAAACCGGAAATATGTTCTGCTGTTTCTGATATGGTGAAATACTGTTATTAGTCCTTTTAATAAGCATAACTTGTGGATTTAGTCcaaatactttaatttggtcagtttTAGTCCCACAGTTTTCCAATTGATCAATTTTACTTTAGTCTATTtagttaaattatgctattagtcttGCACTATGCGTAAGGTCGTAGATTTAGTCTACTTCTCTAATTTGATCATTCTTAGTAcctgaaatttttgaattttaaagtttCAATTTTGACGCAAATAACAACTATTAAAGTCCTTAATAAACTTTTTTGTGAATAATATGTGGAAATGCGATAATATGTTTAACACATAAGGTTTTAGAAATAgcaaaacttaatgaatttaacatctATTGTTTGTTcaggactaaaatattaaaattcaaaaagtacaatgactaaaaatgaccaaattaaagtataaggataAAATTCATGACTTATatatagtatagggactaataacaAAAATAACCTTTTAATGTATTGGAAATGAATATGgaatacaattaaaattttaattaaataaattattgcgaatttaataaaatttaaaatttactttaagtcaatttaatattttaataataaaataaggttAAACTCATGCAGAAATATGTTTCTGATACAAATATGGGACACcaatattatacaaaatatattgaAGAGctgcattttatttaattttgtcccTTTAAACCAGCTAAAAGTTCAAACATTAGGGTTAAAGTATTTGGAAGGTCCTTCTAGTGTAGAGATTAGATTAAATTAGTCCCtttattatttaaatggattgatttagtCCTTACACtattaaagaattcaaataaatctaaattataatagagttaatattttCTGTATAATAAAgtgtcttgaattttttttttcaattgcagtTCAGTTCTAAACAGAACATTTCATTTATAgaactataaaaattttaaaaatattaactctgttaaacaataaatgttaactctattccaatttgaccttatttgattctttttaatagtacaatgactaaattgatccatttagtAGTAAAAAAACTAATTTGATCATGTATCAATGATAGAGGGGCCTCTTAAGTACATTCACCGGCTAAATAGTACCATGTAATAATAGTCTTGtgtaatttttaatagatttgtCTAAGGGTTGGATTACTCATCTAAATTTAAAGTCTTGTTCGATATTTAGGAGTAGGGATGttcaaattttggttaaaatcAAATTAACCTGCCGAACCGATGTAATTTCATTAATCTGTCAATTAGTCGATCTAATTTGATCGGAGGtcaattaatgattttttgaaagtttGGTTATCGGTTAATTCAGTACGAAATTAGGtaattaaccgaacttaataattaataatacaaattatatgtagttttaattcAGTTAAATAAAcattatcaatttgttttttttatatttttttatacttgttttaaccaaaaagtaaaaaaaaacatataaattttggttaatttgattaatcgaccgaattaattgaaatatttcagTTCGGTTAacaattaaaggattaaaaagttcgattaattcgattaatacTAATTCAGTTCGGTTAACCGTTTGAACACTCCTATTTAGGAgagtttgaataaaaattttaagttaaaaaaaatgagcttgacaaaataataataaaattaaaatatgagttGAGTTTGGACTCTAACATTTAAGGCTCTAGTTTGACTTAGTCCAATCTATTTT
This region includes:
- the LOC107932022 gene encoding putative disease resistance protein RGA3; translation: MAETFLFNIAKRVLAKIGNLSVDEVRLAFNVKTDLKKLEDTMISIKAVLLDAERQQHQNEKLRLCMWKLRDIFYDAENVIDDFKCEALRKQDAINHRDNNNLKVRVLGSCCLPLSFSLKMSHKIKDINGRLGELATEWKSFDLRQCSDNRHVFRRETISFVDSSDVIGRDEDKENIISMLMKPSEARNVPAIPIVGIGGLGKTTLAQLVYNDDRVTSLFPLKIWICVSEEFDLSRLLRLIIQSVNKGERCDDSTLDALQARLRSLLTEKFLLVLDDVWNENKAKWVELRNLLRSTDGFSPSKIIVTTRSLNVASIMSSIPPYILKGLPLEDCLTLFTKWAFNDGDERHYSNLIRIGEEIVKKCKGVPLAVRTLGSLLFQKTDESDWIYIRESEIWRLEQHENDILPVLKLSYNHLPSHLQRCLAFLSLYKKDEIYYSDRVIYLWMANGLLEHPRQNQEREDVGKRYLNELLSSCLIQMEQDYWLYFTFKMHDLVHDLALDVSQKECKTMNSETETVDENVRHLLLCDEKLVEVPRVLGEMKNVKTVIIQDASEASKTIHESLINLCVSNFKYLRALELRDSPLSALPNSIGTLKHLRDLDLAKCEGIRELPRSFYKLRSLQFLNLEGTGLKQLPDSVQRLIELRHLVITIKATHLKEIRAGCWTSLQYLKLHYCTKLECLPEGMQYLKSLRTLVLNDCVKLVSLPRSLKFLSKLEHLEIVGCLLINLKMELEEEEKDLQLSLKTLSLTLRITCLKRFATIASSRIFFHFAAITNSVLSKLVRSTSMATESHFS